In a single window of the Antedon mediterranea chromosome 1, ecAntMedi1.1, whole genome shotgun sequence genome:
- the LOC140040795 gene encoding uncharacterized protein, with translation MSDTETGNKTEGNSEDQNEDVENEPVNDTSSPATIEPSPIQAGDQSTEDRVQEAETENDNLEEISNDSMLDETNEQGKKFKDDDDQEESGINMTAVYLNTDEKNGEAIEMTSNGVAGDDDTPDQ, from the exons atgagtgATACAGAGACAGGCAACAAGACAGAAGGAAATTCTGAAGACCAAAATGAAGATGTGGAGAACGAACCAGTCAATGACACAAGTTCACCAGCTACTATAGAACCTTCTCCCATACAAGCAGGAGACCAATCTACTGAAGATAGAGTACAAGAAGCAGAAACTGAAA atGATAATTTAGAGGAAATAAGTAATGATTCAATGCTTGATGAAACAAACGAACAAGGAAAGAAGTTtaaggatgatgatgatcaagAAGAATCAGGGATAAATATGACCGCTGTTTATCTTAACACAGATGAGAAAAACGGTGAAGCCATTGAGATGACAAGTAATGGAGTTGCAGGGGATGATGATACACCTGATCAGTAA